One genomic window of Coffea eugenioides isolate CCC68of chromosome 1, Ceug_1.0, whole genome shotgun sequence includes the following:
- the LOC113781291 gene encoding guanosine nucleotide diphosphate dissociation inhibitor 2: MDEEYDVIVLGTGLKECILSGLLSVDGLKVLHMDRNDYYGGESTSLNLVQLWKKFRGSDNPPSNLGSSRDYNVDMMPKFIMANGGLVRVLIHTDVTKYLYFKAVDGSFVYSKGKVHKVPATDMEALKSPLMGIFEKRRARKFFIYVQAYNENDPKTHEGMDLTRVTTREFIAKFGLDDNTMDFIGHALALYRDDHYLDEPALDTVKRVKLYEESLARFGGGSPYIYPLYGLGELPQAFARLSAVYGGTYMLNKPECKVEFDEEGKVLGVTSEGETAKCKKVVCDPSYLPNKVRKVGKVARAIAIMSHPIPNTNDSHSVQIILPQKQLGRRSDMYVFCSSYSHNVAPKGKFIAFVSTEAETDHPETELKPGIDLLGPVDEIFFDIYDRYEPVNEPSLDNCFVSTSYDPTTHFESTVVDVLNMYTMITGKVLDLNVDLSAASAAEE; encoded by the exons ATGGATGAAGAATACGATGTGATTGTGCTTGGAACCGGTCTCAAGGAGTGCATCCTCAGTGGTCTCCTCTCCGTCGATGGCCTTAAG gtTCTGCATATGGATAGAAATGACTATTATGGAGGAGAATCTACTTCACTTAATCTTGTTCAG CTATGGAAGAAGTTCAGAGGAAGTGATAATCCTCCATCAAACCTCGGTTCTAGCCGGGATTACAATGTTGACATGATGCCaaag ttTATAATGGCAAATGGTGGTCTTGTAAGGGTCCTCATTCATACTGATGTAACTAAATACTTGTACTTCAAGGCTGTTGATGGTAGCTTTGTCTATAGCAAGGGCAAG GTTCACAAGGTTCCTGCAACTGACATGGAGGCCCTTAAATCTCCTTTGATGGGTATTTTTGAGAAGCGTCGTGCTCGCAAGTTCTTCATATATGTCCAGGCTTATAATGAGAATGATCCAAAAACACATGAAGGGATGGATCTGACACGAGTGACTACTAGGGAGTTCATTGC AAAATTTGGTCTTGATGACAACACTATGGACTTTATTGGCCATGCATTGGCACTCTATAGAGATGATCACTACTTGGATGAGCCTGCATTGGACACTGTTAAGAGAGTAAAG TTGTATGAGGAGTCTCTAGCTCGTTTTGGAGGAGGTTCACCGTACATTTACCCTCTGTATGGGTTGGGAGAGCTTCCTCAG GCATTCGCTCGTTTAAGTGCTGTCTATGGTGGGACCTATATGTTGAACAAACCTGAGTGCAAG GTAGAGTTCGATGAGGAAGGAAAAGTCTTGGGTGTCACATCCGAAGGGGAAACAGCTAAGTGCAAGAAAGTTGTTTGTGATCCTTCCTACTTGCCCAACAAG GTTAGGAAAGTTGGAAAAGTTGCTCGAGCAATTGCAATTATGAGCCATCCCATTCCAAACACCAATGATTCTCATTCAGTGCAGATTATTCTCCCTCAGAAACAGTTGGGTCGCCGCTCAGACAT gtatgtattCTGTTCTTCTTACTCTCACAATGTTGCACCAAAAGGAAAGTTCATTGCATTTGTCTCGACAGAAGCTGAGACTGATCACCCTGAGACTGAACTTAAGCCGGGGATAGATCTTCTTGGGCCTGTGGACGAGATATTCTTTGATATTTATGACAGATATGAACCAGTCAATGAGCCTTCTCTTGACAATTGTTTCGTATCAACA AGTTATGATCCGACAACTCATTTTGAGTCAACTGTTGTGGATGTGCTCAATATGTATACCATGATCACTGGAAAG GTTCTTGACCTCAATGTGGATCTAAGTGCTGCCAGTGCTGCTGAAGAATGA